The Aeoliella mucimassa genome includes the window CCGATCGAGAGCTACGACAAGTCGATTAGCCTCGATTACCTGCATTACGAACTCGGCAAGCCCCGCTACGATCCCGACGAATGCCGTCAGCTTCGCCTGACCTACGGCCGCCCGTTCCGCATTTGGCTGCGTTTGAACAAAGGGGATGAGCCGGTAGAAGAAGAAGTGTACCTGGGCGACCTGCCAGTGATGCTCGGCGGTGGTGAATTCATCATCAACGGTGCCGAGCGGGTGGTTGTGAGTCAGCTGCACCGCAGCCCTGGTATTGACTTCGTAAGTGAAGTCGAAGTTGGTGAGCGCAAGGTCTATAGCTGCCGAGTGATCCCCGAACGTGGTAGCTGGATCGAAGTCAACACGACCAAGAAAGACAGCATCACGGTACGTATCGACCAGAGCGGTAAGTTCTCGGTGGTTACCCTACTGCGTGCGATGGATCCGAAGTTCTCGCTCGACTCGGACATCCTGCGGGCGTTCTTCGAGACGGCTAAGCAAAAGATCGTCGACGGTCGCAGCGCGACTAAGATCGAAAGCAAGATTGCAGTCGACGACATCGTCTACCCAGTCGGCAGCGATCGCGCTGGCGAGATCATCGTCGAATGCGGCAATCGCATCACGAAGAATACTGCTGAAATCATCTGCACATCGGGTGTGAAGAGCGTGGAGATCATGGATCCCCCGCCGACTCCTCACCTGCTGAACGCTCTGGCCGACGATGTTACCAGCAGCCACGAAGAAGCATTGCTTCGCATTTACCAGCGGCTTCGTCCGGGTAATCCTCCTCAACTCGAGAAGGCTCGCACGCTGTTCAGCGAGAAGTTCTACGATACCAACCGGTATCGTCTAGGCCGCGTCGGACGTTTCCGCATCAACCGTAAGCTCGACATCAACGTTCCCGAAACGGAGATGATCCTGCGGCCGGAAGACATCATCAATTCGGTGTCGTACATCCTCGGCCTGGCCGCCACCGACAGCGATTACCAGATCGACGATATCGATCACCTTGGTAATCGTCGTCTGCGTACCATCGACGAACTCGCTTGCGACGAACTTCGCAAGGGTTTCCTCAAGCTCCGCCGTACCGTGCAGGAACGGATGAGTTTGAAGGACCAGGAGGACATGACTCCTCGCAGCCTGATCAACCCCAAGAGTATTTCGGCTGCGATCGAGTACTTCTTCGGGCGTGGTGAACTGTCGCAGGTGGTTGACCAAACGAACCCGCTGTCGATGCTCACGCACGAACGCCGTCTTTCGGCATTAGGCCCTGGTGGTCTTAACCGTAAGCGTGCCGGCTTCGAAGTGCGTGACGTTCACATTTCGCACTACGGTCGTATCTGCCCGATTGAAACGCCGGAAGGTACGAACATCGGTCTGATCTCGAGCCTGGCGATGTACGCGTCGGTTGACGAGTACGGGTTCCTGGTTACTCCTTACCGAGTGATCAAGAATCGCAAGCTCACCGACGACGTGATCTGGCTGCGTGCCGACGAAGAGCACCGCGCATACGTGGCTTCGGCTGACTCTGCGGTGGAAAACGACGCCTTGGTTGGCGATACCATTGTCGCTCGCTTCAAGTCGGACTTCGTGCTGGTGCCGACCGACAAGATCGAGTTCATGGATGTCGCTCCGAGCCAGATGATTGGTGTCTCGGCCGGTTTGATTCCGTTCCTCGAGCACGACGACGCGAACCGCGCGTTGATGGGTTCGAATATGCAGCGACAAGCTGTTCCTCTGCTGGTGGCTGAACCTCCAGTGGTTGGTACCGGTCTGGAGCGCGACGTCGCCCGCCATAGCGGCATGCTCGTGCGTGCTGGCCACAAGGGCACGGTGACCTATGTGGATGCCGAGCGAATTGAAATTGGCCCCGAAGTGCACAAGCTTCGCAAGTTTGTCGGCCTAAACGAACGCACTTGCCAGAACCAGAAGCCAATCGTCAAGCCTGGCGACAAGGTCGAAAAGGGGCAGGTGATTGCCGATGGTGCTGCCACGTTCAAGGGCGACCTGGCTCTTGGTCGTAATGTGCTCGTCGCGTTCATGTCGTTCGAAGGCTACAACTTCGAGGATGCGATCATCCTGAGCGAAGAGCTGGTGCAACGCGACACCTACACTTCGATTCACATCGAAGAGTTCGACGTCGAAATCCGCGAAACCAAGCTGGGCCGCGAAGAGTTCACTCGCGACATTCCGAATGTCAGCGAAAAGATGCTTCGCAACCTCGACGAGAGCGGTATCGTGCAGATCGGCACGTACGTGAAGCCGGGTGACATTCTGGTCGGTAAGGTTTCGCCGAAGAGCAAGACCGAACTGACTCCGGAAGAAAAACTACTGCACGCTATTTTCGGTCGTGCTGGTGAAGATGTGAAGAACGATTCGCTCGAAGTACCGTCGGGCGTTGAAGGCATCGTGATCGACACGCAGAAGTTCTCGCGTCGCATGAGCCTGTCGGAAGACGAACGCAAGGAATTCGAGCACTCCCTCAAGGTGGCCGAGCAAGAAGGCAACGAGGCAATCGCCACGAGCTTCAATGCAATGGTCAGCGAGATGGAAGAAGTGCTCGGCCGCAAGTTGGTCGACGACGACGGCAACTCATTGGTTCACGACCAGGATCCCAAGTTCGTCGCCGAACAAGCCCAGTCGTTCCGCCTGGAAAGCATCGACGTACGCAGCCCTGATAAGCAGAAGAATCTCGAACGGATTCACAAGCAATCATGGCCAGCGGTGGAAGATGCCATCGATGCTCGCGATCGCAAGCTCAACAGCATGAAGCGTGGCGACGAACTCCGCAGCGGCGTTCTGCAGATGGTAAAGGTTTACATTGCCACCAAGCGAGTGATCTCGGTCGGTGACAAGATGGCCGGTCGCCACGGTAACAAGGGTGTGATCTCGAAGATCATGCCGATTGCCGACATGCCGTTCCTCGACGATGGAACGCCAGTGCAGATCATGCTGAACCCGCTTGGCGTGCCAAGCCGTATGAACGTGGGTCAGATTCTCGAGACCCACCTCGGCTGGGCCGGTGCCAAGCTCGGTTTCCGTGCGGTTACTCCGGTATTCAACGGGGCCAACGAAGACGAAATCAACCAGTGCCTGACCGACGCCGGCTTGCCGACCAACGGTAAAGTTCGGTTGAACGATGGCCGCACCGGCGAACCGATGGAGCAATGCACCACGGTTGGCTACATCTACATGCTCAAACTGCATCACTTGGTAGACGATAAGGTCCACGCCCGTAGCACGGGTCCTTACTCGCTGATTACGCAGCAACCTCTGGGTGGTAAAGCCCGCTTCGGTGGCCAGCGTTTCGGTGAAATGGAAGTGTGGGCCCTCGAAGCCTACGGTGCTGCTTACATCTTGCAAGAGTTGCTGACCGTTAAGAGCGACGACGTAGAAGGTCGGACCAAGATTTACGAATCGATGGTTAAGGGTGAAAACACCCTGGAAGCAGGTACCCCTGCCAGCTTCGACGTGTTGACCAACGAGATTCGCGGCTTGGGACTGAACATGCAGTTGGAGAAACGACAGATCTGAGCAGGGTCACGGAAGGCTCACGCACAGGCGCATTAGCGTCAGGGAACACGTGAGCAAAACTGTTCATTTCTTTGCGATCTCACGCCTTGTGCGTGAACCATACCCATCCAGGAGCTAAAACATGAGCCTGCTCGAAACTTCCAACTTCGATCGCATTAACGACTATGCTTCGGTCAAAATCAGCTTGGCCCGTCCGCATGACATTCGTAGTTGGTCGTTCGGCGAAGTGAAGAAGCCCGAGACCATCAACTACCGGACTTATCGTCCGGAGAAGGATGGTCTGTTCTGCGAGCGGATCTTCGGTCCCGAGAAAGACTGGGAATGTGCCTGCGGTAAGTACCGTGGCATGAAGTACAAGGGCATGATTTGCGATCGCTGTGGTGTGAAAGTCACCCACAGCCGCGTGCGTCGCAAGCGGATGGGCCACATCGAGCTGGCCGCACCGATCGTGCATATCTGGTTCTTCAAGGCCATGCCAAGCCGCCTGGGTTCGCTGCTGGCGATGAAGACCACCAGCTTGGAGAAGGTGATCTACTTCCAGGATTATGTGGTGACCAATCCTGGTGATACCACGCTGAAGCCGCAACAACTTCTCACGGAAGAAGAGTTCCGCGCTGCACGCGAAGAATACGGCGAAGGTGCCTTCGAAGCCGACATGGGCGCCGAAGCCATTCGCAAGCTGCTGGGTGCACTCGACCTGGTAAAGCTTTCGGAAGAGTTGCGTGTAGAGCTCAAGGAGACTGGTTCGAAGCAAAAGGCCAAGGACCTGATCAACCGTCTGAAAACGGTAGAAGCCATTCGCGACTCCGACAACAAGCCAGAGTGGATGGTGCTCGACGTGATCCCCGTGATCCCGCCCGACCTGCGTCCGCTCGTGCTGCTCGACAGTGGCAACTTCGCGACAAGCGACTTGAACGATCTATACCGCCGGATCATCAACCGCAACAACCGCTTGAAGAAGCTGGTCGACCTGAACGCTCCCGAAGTGATCATTCGCAACGAAAAGCGTATGCTCCAGCAGTCGGTCGATGCGTTGTTCGACAACAACCGCTGCAAGCGTCCAGTGCTCGGTAGCTCGAACCGCCCCCTCAAATCGCTTACCGACATGATTAAAGGTAAGCAGGGTCGTTTCCGTGAAAACCTGCTTGGTAAGCGTGTCGACTACTCGGCACGTAGCGTGATCGTGGTCGGTCCGACCCTGCGTCTGCACCAATGTGGTCTCCCCAAGAAGATCGCCCTGGAACTGTACCAGCCGTTCATTATTCGCCGGCTCAAGGAGCTAGGGCATGCCGACACGATCAAGTCGGCCAAGAAGATGCTCGAGCGCAAGGACGAAGAGGTTTGGGATATCCTCGAAGAGGTGATCACCAACCACCCCGTGCTGCTGAACCGTGCTCCCACGCTGCACCGCATGGGTATTCAGGCTTTCGAACCGACACTGGTCGAAGGTAACGCGATCAACCTGCATCCGCTCGTGTGTAAGGGCTTCAACGCCGACTTCGACGGCGACCAAATGGCGGTTCACTTGCCGCTGTCGATCGAGGCTCAGGTGGAAGCTCACACGCTGATGATGAGCACGCACAACATCTTTAGCCCGGCCAATGGTGCCCCGATTATTAGCCCGTCGCAAGACGTGGTGATGGGTTGCTACTACATCACGATGAACGTGCCCGACTCCAAAGGCGACGGCATGACGTTCAGCTCGATGGAAGAAGTCGAGATGGCCCATGCAGCCGGCAAGGTTAGCACCCATGCGAAGATCAAGGTGCGTTTGCCAAAAGATCGCTGCATGCGTGAAGAGATGGACAATCCAAACGCAAAGGGCAAGGTGATTGAAACCACGGTTGGCCGTGTGTTCTTCAACATGATCCTGCCTGAAGGCATGCCTTACTACGACACCGCTTTGGTATCTCGTCAGTTGTCGAAGGTAATTAGCGACTGCTACGAGTTCCTCGGACGTCGTCGCACGATCGATCTGCTCGACGACATGAATCGTCTCGGCTTCAAGCAGTCGACACTCAGTGGTTTGTCGTTCGCAACCGACGACTTGGTCACCCCCGACAGCAAGGGCAAGATTCTCGCCGCGGCTGAGAAGGAAGTGCTCAAGCGTAATAAGCTGTACCAACGCGGTATCATCACCGAAGGTGAGCGGTACAACGGCGTGCTCGACGCCTGGACTCACGCTCGTGAAGAAATCACCAGCGCGATGATGACCGCCCTGCAAAACGACTTCCGCGATGGCGGATACGTGAACCCAGTGTATTTGATGGCCCACTCCGGTGCTCGTGGTGGTGTCGAACAGATGCGTCAGCTGGGTGGTATGCGTGGTCTGATGGCCAAGCCAAGTGGTAAGATTATCGAGACCCCCATTAAAGCGAACTTCCGCGAAGGCCTGACGGTACTCGAGTACTTCAGCTCGACGCACGGTGCTCGTAAGGGTCTGGCCGATACTGCTTTGAAGACGGCCGACAGCGGTTACCTCACTCGTAAGCTAGCCGACGTCGCCCAAAACGTGGTCGTCACCATGCACGACTGCGGCACCACCAAGGGTATCACCAAGGGTATTATCTACCGTGGTGAAAAGGTCGAGGTGAGCCTCGCCGACTCGATCCGCGGTCGTGTTAGCCGTTCGAACATCGTGAACCCGATTACCGACGAAGTGATTGTTGGCGAAAGCGAACTCATCACCGGTCAAATCGCTGGCAAGATTGAGGAACTGGGTCTCGAGAAGATTCAGGTTCGCAGCGGCATGACCTGCGACGCCCCACTCGGTATCTGCCGCCTTTGCTACGGCATGGACATGTCGACCGGTAACCTGGTCGAAGAAGGCATGGCCGTCGGTATCATCGCTGCCCAGAGTATTGGTGAACCTGGTACTCAGCTTACGATGCGTACGTTCCACATCGGCGGCGTGGCCAGTGGTGACGTCGAGAAGAGCGATATCAAGGCTACCAAGGAAGGTATCGTCAAGTACGCCCGCCTGAAGGCTGTGGTTAACGCCGAAGGCGAACGCATCGTGCTCGCTCGCAACGGTGAGCTCTCCCTGGTCGACGAAAAAGGCCGCGAAATCGAGAAATACGACGTACCGACCGGTGCCCACGTGATGTTCGAAGAAGATTCGACCGTCAAGAAGGGCGACGTGCTCTGCGAATGGGATCCACACTCGATTCCAATTCTTGCCGAGACTGGTGGTAAGGTTCGCTTCGAAGACCTCATCGAAGGCGAAACGATTCGCGCCGAGAAAGAAGCCTCCGGCCATACTCGTTATCTGGTGATGGATCACAAGGGCGACCTGCATCCGCAGATCGTCGTAGAAGATCCCGCCGATGGCAAGATTCTTGACTTCTACTACATGCCCGAGAAGGCTTACCTGGAAGTTAAGGAAGGCGACGAGATTGCTCCCGGTGCGGTGCTGGCCAAAACCCCGCGTGAAGCGGGTGGTAACCAGGACATCACGGGTGGTCTGCCTCGCGTGACCGAGATTTTCGAAGCACGCAAGCCGAAAGATCCTGCGGTGATCGCCGAGATCGACGGTGTCGTCGAGATCATGCAAGAGAAGAAGCGTGGCAAGCGTTCGATTATCGTCCGCAGCGAAAGCGGCATCGAACGCGAGCATCTCGTGACGCAGAACAAGCACCCCCGCGTTCACACGGGCGACTTGGTCAAAGCGGGCGATTCGCTGGTCGATGGTCCTTTGGTACCGCACGACATCTTGCGTGTCTCTGGCGAAGAAGCGGTTCAGCAGTACCTGACTCGCGAGATTCAAAACGTGTACCGCAGTCAGCGTGTGGATATTAACGACAAGCACATCGAGATCATCGTTTCGCAGATGCTGCGTAAGGTGAAGATCGAATCGCCGGGCGATACGGATCTGCTGCCAGGCAGTGTGGTCGACAAGTACGACTTCCGTTTGGCTAACGAGAAAATCGCTCTCTGCTTGCGGATTTCGGACAAGGGCGACAGCGAGTTCGAAGAAGGAGCCATCGTTCCCAAGGACGTGCTCGAACAAGCCAACGCCCAGATCGAAGCCCTCGGCGGAACCCTGGCGAAGGGCGCCAAACCGAAGAAGGCCACGGCCGCTACCCAGTTGCTTGGTATTACCAAGGCCTCGGTGCAGAGCCAAAGCTTCATCTCGGCGGCGAGCTTCCAGGAAACCACCAAGGTGCTTACCGAAGCCGCCCTGGCTGGCCGAACCGACAACCTGGTCGGCCTGAAAGAAAACGTGATCCTGGGTCACTTGATTCCTGCAGGTACCGGTTTCCGGAGCATTCAGGAGTCGGAAGTCCGGATCAACCCCGAAGCCCTCGAAGCCCTCGCGGCCGAAAAGGCTTCGCTGCTGGAGAAGAGCTTCCCACTGCTGCAATCGGGCATGCCCGAGGCTGGCAACGGCGAACTCCCACCCGCAGTGGGTCAGATTCCCAGCACCCTGGATGCCTTGCTCGGCAACGACCCCGAGCCACCAGCGATGGACGATGGAGACCTGCCTCCTTCGCCACCGATGGAGTAATCCCTGCCGGGATTGCCGATATTGCGGTTCTTCCGAAATCCCTGGCCTCAAAATTGCAGGCCAGGGGCCGGTTGACCGCCGTAGATATTCCCTTATATTGAGTGGTTCCCCAAAGTCCCTTGGGGCTGACCTAGACCACGTACTAACGCGTTATTGCACTATGCCCACAATCAACCAACTAGTTCGCAAGAACCGCAAGGCGAAACGGAAGTTTTCCAAGTCGCCCGTGCTCGAGAAGTGCCCGCAAAAGCGTGGTGTCTGCCTGCAAGTGCGGACCATGACTCCTAAGAAGCCAAACTCCGCGTTGCGGAAAATTACCCGTGTTCGCTTGTCGAATGGCAAGGAAGTCACGGTATACATCCCCGGCGAAGGCCACACCCTGCAGGAACACAGCATCGTGCTGGTCCGCGGTGGTCGTGTTCGCGACTTGCCGGGTGTTCGCTACCAGGTCGTCCGTGGTGCCCTTGATACGTTGGGTGTAAACGGTCGCAAGCAAAGCCGCAGCCGTTACGGTGCGAAGAAGGGTTAACACACACTCTCAGGCGGTCGGCCGACCTTGAATCACGGTTGGTCACCCGAAAACTGCCTGAACAGACATTTTAGCTGATTGCTAAACGCCAGTACTTGAGAGCCAAATATGGGTCGTATTACCGCCAGCCGCAAACAACTGAAGCCCGATCCCGTTTACGGATCCGTGCTTGCATCCAAATTCACCAACTATCTGATGCTGGATGGCAAGAAGAGCACCGCACAGCGTGTGTTCTACGATGCATTGGACGAAATCAAAAAGCGTCTTCCCGACGAAGAGCCAATCGATGTATTCACCCAAGCGGTGGAGAACGTTAAGCCTTCGATCGAAGTTCGCAGTAAGCGTGTTGGTGGTGCTGCCTATCAGGTGCCGATGCAAGTGAATCGCACCCGTCAACAGTCGCTGGCGATTCGCTGGATTCTGATGGCCGTTCGCGAAAAGAAGGGTCGTCCCACCCACATGAAGCTGGCCGACGAACTGGTTCAAGCATTCAACCGCGAGGGTACTGCAATGACCCGACGCGAAAACGTCCATCGTATGGCCGACGCCAACCGGGCATTTGCTCACTTCGCCTGGTAACGAAAGAAGTCATCAAGGCCAGGGGTCAGGGATCAAGGTTCTTATGGTAGAATCTTGGTCTCTGGCCCCTGGCTTTTTCCATGCGCGGATCGTAACACCAAGCCGAACCAAGTATTTCCTGTTGCTGCGAGTCCTCCTGATGCTCAAGGCATTGCTACTTACTACTGGCAACGTTTGTAGCGGTTGCAGTTGGTCTGTACTACTGGATCCATGTGAAAGGCTGGCTGGGTCTGAATGACTGGCGGCTGGAAATGCTGCTGGCACTATTACTAATTGGCATCCCCGCAAGCATGGCCGCCCGAGCCATGTAAGCACAATTGGGAGTCGACTCGACGCTGCCCGTGCGAGCTCCGACTCCACCAAGAAATCATGGCTACCGACCTTACCAAAGTTCGCAACCTCGGCATCATTGCTCACATCGATGCCGGCAAGACCACCGTTACCGAGCAAATGCTGTGGGTCAGCGGCGCAAAGCATCGCGCCGGCGCCGTGGATCAAGGTACTACCACCACCGACGACGATCCCGAGGAAGGCGAGCGGGGCATCACCATCTATTCGGCGTGCGTGCAATTCCCTTGGAAAGAGGTGAACATCAACCTGATCGACACGCCCGGGCATGTCGACTTTACTGCTGAAGTAGAGCGAAGCCTGCGAGTGCTCGACGGAGCGGTGGTAGTGTTTAGCGCCCGAGAAGGTGTAGAGGCTCAAAGCGAAACCGTATGGCGTCAGGCTAACAAGTATGGCGTGCCACGGATTGCCTTCATTAAC containing:
- the rpsG gene encoding 30S ribosomal protein S7, with amino-acid sequence MGRITASRKQLKPDPVYGSVLASKFTNYLMLDGKKSTAQRVFYDALDEIKKRLPDEEPIDVFTQAVENVKPSIEVRSKRVGGAAYQVPMQVNRTRQQSLAIRWILMAVREKKGRPTHMKLADELVQAFNREGTAMTRRENVHRMADANRAFAHFAW
- the rpsL gene encoding 30S ribosomal protein S12; translated protein: MPTINQLVRKNRKAKRKFSKSPVLEKCPQKRGVCLQVRTMTPKKPNSALRKITRVRLSNGKEVTVYIPGEGHTLQEHSIVLVRGGRVRDLPGVRYQVVRGALDTLGVNGRKQSRSRYGAKKG
- the rpoC gene encoding DNA-directed RNA polymerase subunit beta', with translation MSLLETSNFDRINDYASVKISLARPHDIRSWSFGEVKKPETINYRTYRPEKDGLFCERIFGPEKDWECACGKYRGMKYKGMICDRCGVKVTHSRVRRKRMGHIELAAPIVHIWFFKAMPSRLGSLLAMKTTSLEKVIYFQDYVVTNPGDTTLKPQQLLTEEEFRAAREEYGEGAFEADMGAEAIRKLLGALDLVKLSEELRVELKETGSKQKAKDLINRLKTVEAIRDSDNKPEWMVLDVIPVIPPDLRPLVLLDSGNFATSDLNDLYRRIINRNNRLKKLVDLNAPEVIIRNEKRMLQQSVDALFDNNRCKRPVLGSSNRPLKSLTDMIKGKQGRFRENLLGKRVDYSARSVIVVGPTLRLHQCGLPKKIALELYQPFIIRRLKELGHADTIKSAKKMLERKDEEVWDILEEVITNHPVLLNRAPTLHRMGIQAFEPTLVEGNAINLHPLVCKGFNADFDGDQMAVHLPLSIEAQVEAHTLMMSTHNIFSPANGAPIISPSQDVVMGCYYITMNVPDSKGDGMTFSSMEEVEMAHAAGKVSTHAKIKVRLPKDRCMREEMDNPNAKGKVIETTVGRVFFNMILPEGMPYYDTALVSRQLSKVISDCYEFLGRRRTIDLLDDMNRLGFKQSTLSGLSFATDDLVTPDSKGKILAAAEKEVLKRNKLYQRGIITEGERYNGVLDAWTHAREEITSAMMTALQNDFRDGGYVNPVYLMAHSGARGGVEQMRQLGGMRGLMAKPSGKIIETPIKANFREGLTVLEYFSSTHGARKGLADTALKTADSGYLTRKLADVAQNVVVTMHDCGTTKGITKGIIYRGEKVEVSLADSIRGRVSRSNIVNPITDEVIVGESELITGQIAGKIEELGLEKIQVRSGMTCDAPLGICRLCYGMDMSTGNLVEEGMAVGIIAAQSIGEPGTQLTMRTFHIGGVASGDVEKSDIKATKEGIVKYARLKAVVNAEGERIVLARNGELSLVDEKGREIEKYDVPTGAHVMFEEDSTVKKGDVLCEWDPHSIPILAETGGKVRFEDLIEGETIRAEKEASGHTRYLVMDHKGDLHPQIVVEDPADGKILDFYYMPEKAYLEVKEGDEIAPGAVLAKTPREAGGNQDITGGLPRVTEIFEARKPKDPAVIAEIDGVVEIMQEKKRGKRSIIVRSESGIEREHLVTQNKHPRVHTGDLVKAGDSLVDGPLVPHDILRVSGEEAVQQYLTREIQNVYRSQRVDINDKHIEIIVSQMLRKVKIESPGDTDLLPGSVVDKYDFRLANEKIALCLRISDKGDSEFEEGAIVPKDVLEQANAQIEALGGTLAKGAKPKKATAATQLLGITKASVQSQSFISAASFQETTKVLTEAALAGRTDNLVGLKENVILGHLIPAGTGFRSIQESEVRINPEALEALAAEKASLLEKSFPLLQSGMPEAGNGELPPAVGQIPSTLDALLGNDPEPPAMDDGDLPPSPPME
- the rpoB gene encoding DNA-directed RNA polymerase subunit beta; protein product: MAVPAQRRLDTKEIRVFGGGRDPLELPDLTAIQTASYANFLQYTGSGKPAQKRKDEGLESVLQEIFPIESYDKSISLDYLHYELGKPRYDPDECRQLRLTYGRPFRIWLRLNKGDEPVEEEVYLGDLPVMLGGGEFIINGAERVVVSQLHRSPGIDFVSEVEVGERKVYSCRVIPERGSWIEVNTTKKDSITVRIDQSGKFSVVTLLRAMDPKFSLDSDILRAFFETAKQKIVDGRSATKIESKIAVDDIVYPVGSDRAGEIIVECGNRITKNTAEIICTSGVKSVEIMDPPPTPHLLNALADDVTSSHEEALLRIYQRLRPGNPPQLEKARTLFSEKFYDTNRYRLGRVGRFRINRKLDINVPETEMILRPEDIINSVSYILGLAATDSDYQIDDIDHLGNRRLRTIDELACDELRKGFLKLRRTVQERMSLKDQEDMTPRSLINPKSISAAIEYFFGRGELSQVVDQTNPLSMLTHERRLSALGPGGLNRKRAGFEVRDVHISHYGRICPIETPEGTNIGLISSLAMYASVDEYGFLVTPYRVIKNRKLTDDVIWLRADEEHRAYVASADSAVENDALVGDTIVARFKSDFVLVPTDKIEFMDVAPSQMIGVSAGLIPFLEHDDANRALMGSNMQRQAVPLLVAEPPVVGTGLERDVARHSGMLVRAGHKGTVTYVDAERIEIGPEVHKLRKFVGLNERTCQNQKPIVKPGDKVEKGQVIADGAATFKGDLALGRNVLVAFMSFEGYNFEDAIILSEELVQRDTYTSIHIEEFDVEIRETKLGREEFTRDIPNVSEKMLRNLDESGIVQIGTYVKPGDILVGKVSPKSKTELTPEEKLLHAIFGRAGEDVKNDSLEVPSGVEGIVIDTQKFSRRMSLSEDERKEFEHSLKVAEQEGNEAIATSFNAMVSEMEEVLGRKLVDDDGNSLVHDQDPKFVAEQAQSFRLESIDVRSPDKQKNLERIHKQSWPAVEDAIDARDRKLNSMKRGDELRSGVLQMVKVYIATKRVISVGDKMAGRHGNKGVISKIMPIADMPFLDDGTPVQIMLNPLGVPSRMNVGQILETHLGWAGAKLGFRAVTPVFNGANEDEINQCLTDAGLPTNGKVRLNDGRTGEPMEQCTTVGYIYMLKLHHLVDDKVHARSTGPYSLITQQPLGGKARFGGQRFGEMEVWALEAYGAAYILQELLTVKSDDVEGRTKIYESMVKGENTLEAGTPASFDVLTNEIRGLGLNMQLEKRQI